The following are encoded in a window of Verrucomicrobiia bacterium genomic DNA:
- a CDS encoding O-antigen ligase family protein, translating into MTHPAPSHAAAAVVPDRHARPWLVAWGALLGLSLLKFGNPVVLDRQIPVPASMAEAFADPWPVRWALVLGALLLIAGGVIAWRSLVARCARLPVLLWLAPSLWLGWQFLSTAQSEDRSLSFGTLAQFGGVAGAYAAGIAFITDRRRLTWVLAGVLAGFCICLMRAVNQRTEFPQVRAALIEGERTGWTNFPPAAVRDLERQQLIVVTNGLRVANPLILLKLDRGRVHGTLVYPNALAGAVLLLLPALWVLVREWTLPGRPVTRFAAIGLLLLLGIVALAWSGSKSGWLIALMMIGALGLRLPLPLPPRWRRAAVATVAAAGLLVFALRFQEYFGAGATSVGARFDYWRSAVHTTLDEPWLGTGPGTFQRSYAARKSPESEMARLAHNDYLEQFSDSGVAGGILYLAWIGGWVWVSARRAWTGPDPLVLAAALGVTAWFAQGLSEFSLYVPALAWTAFTLAGAVTVLTTLTAPETSPTATPLPSAPRTS; encoded by the coding sequence GTGACCCACCCCGCGCCCTCACACGCCGCCGCCGCCGTGGTCCCCGACCGCCATGCCCGCCCGTGGCTGGTGGCCTGGGGCGCACTGCTCGGGCTGAGCCTGCTGAAGTTCGGCAACCCCGTCGTGCTTGACCGCCAGATCCCGGTGCCGGCCTCCATGGCGGAGGCGTTTGCCGATCCCTGGCCGGTGCGCTGGGCCCTCGTCCTCGGTGCGCTCCTCCTCATCGCTGGCGGCGTGATCGCGTGGAGGAGTCTTGTGGCCCGGTGCGCCCGGTTGCCGGTGCTGCTCTGGCTTGCGCCATCGCTCTGGCTCGGATGGCAGTTCCTCTCCACGGCCCAATCCGAGGATCGTTCCCTCTCCTTCGGGACACTCGCGCAGTTCGGCGGCGTCGCCGGGGCGTACGCCGCCGGCATCGCCTTCATCACCGACCGGCGCCGGCTCACCTGGGTGCTGGCCGGGGTGCTGGCCGGGTTCTGCATCTGCCTGATGCGCGCGGTCAACCAGCGCACCGAATTCCCGCAGGTCCGTGCGGCATTGATCGAGGGTGAACGCACGGGCTGGACCAACTTTCCGCCGGCTGCGGTCCGGGACCTTGAGCGGCAGCAGTTGATCGTCGTCACCAATGGTCTCCGCGTCGCCAACCCCCTCATCCTCCTCAAGCTCGATCGCGGACGCGTCCACGGCACGCTCGTGTATCCCAACGCGCTCGCCGGGGCCGTGCTGCTGCTGCTCCCGGCCCTGTGGGTTCTGGTGCGGGAGTGGACCCTTCCCGGGCGTCCCGTCACCCGGTTCGCGGCAATAGGCCTGCTCCTCCTGCTTGGCATCGTTGCGCTCGCCTGGAGCGGCTCGAAGTCCGGCTGGCTGATCGCACTGATGATGATCGGAGCCCTGGGATTGCGGCTGCCGCTCCCCCTGCCGCCGCGGTGGCGTCGGGCTGCCGTGGCCACCGTGGCCGCCGCAGGGCTCCTCGTGTTCGCCCTGCGGTTCCAGGAATACTTCGGCGCCGGCGCCACCAGCGTGGGTGCCCGATTCGACTATTGGAGATCGGCCGTCCATACGACCCTCGACGAGCCGTGGCTGGGCACGGGACCCGGCACCTTCCAGCGGTCGTACGCGGCACGGAAGTCACCGGAGTCCGAGATGGCCCGGCTGGCCCACAACGATTACCTGGAGCAGTTCTCGGATTCCGGCGTCGCCGGCGGAATTCTGTATCTCGCGTGGATTGGCGGCTGGGTGTGGGTGTCCGCCCGACGTGCCTGGACGGGTCCCGATCCGCTGGTGCTGGCCGCCGCCCTCGGCGTCACAGCGTGGTTCGCCCAAGGGTTGAGCGAGTTCAGCCTGTACGTTCCCGCCCTGGCGTGGACGGCGTTTACGCTCGCCGGGGCGGTCACCGTTCTGACCACACTCACGGCGCCCGAAACCAGCCCGACCGCCACTCCCCTTCCGTCCGCGCCCCGCACCTCCTGA
- the infC gene encoding translation initiation factor IF-3 — protein sequence MSRPYLSRHSPPPPQFRVNGKIRAREVRVIGSDGSQIGVMDLGAAINMARSQGFDLVEVSASANPPVCRIVDFGKFKYEQAKRERDSRKHHHANIVKEVQLTPRIDPHDLGIKQDHAVGFLCEDMKVKVSLRFRGREMAHTEIGMGVVQKFLKDLSPWGHPDFTPKLVGRSINVMVSPLPRAKRARNPKEPEGEAAAVSEPAAGDKTGNTGRAPASVPEPPELAVAGPSAPIQSAP from the coding sequence TTGAGCCGCCCGTATCTCTCCCGTCACTCCCCTCCGCCCCCCCAGTTTCGAGTCAACGGGAAGATTCGTGCCCGCGAAGTCCGGGTCATTGGTTCCGACGGCTCCCAGATCGGGGTGATGGATCTCGGCGCCGCGATCAACATGGCGCGCAGCCAGGGGTTCGATCTTGTGGAGGTCTCGGCCTCGGCCAACCCGCCGGTGTGCCGCATCGTGGATTTCGGCAAGTTCAAGTACGAGCAGGCCAAGCGCGAGCGCGATTCCCGCAAGCATCACCACGCCAACATCGTCAAGGAAGTCCAGTTGACCCCGCGGATTGATCCGCATGACCTGGGAATCAAGCAGGATCATGCGGTGGGATTCCTGTGCGAGGACATGAAGGTGAAGGTGTCACTGCGTTTTCGCGGGCGCGAGATGGCCCACACCGAGATCGGCATGGGCGTGGTGCAGAAGTTTCTCAAGGATCTTTCACCGTGGGGGCATCCGGACTTCACCCCGAAGCTGGTGGGACGCTCGATCAACGTCATGGTGAGCCCGCTGCCCCGGGCCAAGCGTGCGCGCAATCCCAAGGAACCCGAGGGCGAGGCCGCTGCGGTTTCCGAACCGGCGGCCGGCGACAAGACGGGCAATACCGGCAGGGCGCCGGCGTCGGTTCCGGAGCCGCCCGAACTGGCGGTCGCCGGCCCGTCGGCACCGATTCAGTCGGCACCGTGA
- a CDS encoding MFS transporter — MHAPPPRLRDITRPQWRAGIAAWLGWMFDGLDMHLYTLVATPFVAELLRTAVADPAVGRHGAVIQAAFLTGWALGGAFFGRIGDLLGRSRALSLTILTYAAFTGLSFVSTEWWHLMIFRFLAALGIGGEWAVGASLLAETWPKRWRPWLAAILQTGVNCGVLLACLAGLLLSNAPPRWIFLVGVLPALLVLWIRRAVPEPEGWHAARQQHAGRMPGILDLFRGPVARVTIPVLILCALSLTAHWTFLFWQQANVRQLPMVAALDPAARTRFATTALFLVMAGSIAGNFFAGWLAKRFGYRRAILGLLMGYGITMLLTYARSLDWAQLRPLLVLIGLWQGVFALFTMCLPPLFPVLLRTTGAGFCYNFGRIVSAAGVVFFGIFTTVGDTRRALFFAGFLFLPAAIAALWLPEPKDDSLVET, encoded by the coding sequence ATGCACGCCCCGCCTCCCCGTCTCCGGGACATCACACGACCCCAATGGCGCGCGGGCATCGCGGCGTGGCTGGGATGGATGTTCGACGGGCTCGACATGCATCTCTACACCCTTGTGGCGACGCCGTTCGTCGCCGAACTGCTGCGCACGGCCGTCGCCGATCCTGCCGTCGGACGCCACGGCGCCGTGATCCAGGCGGCGTTCCTGACCGGATGGGCTCTCGGCGGGGCATTTTTTGGCCGGATCGGGGATCTGCTCGGACGCAGCCGCGCGCTGTCGCTCACGATCCTGACCTACGCGGCGTTCACGGGACTCTCGTTCGTGTCCACGGAGTGGTGGCACCTGATGATCTTCCGATTCCTTGCCGCGCTGGGCATCGGCGGGGAATGGGCGGTGGGCGCCTCGCTGCTGGCCGAGACCTGGCCCAAACGCTGGCGCCCCTGGCTCGCCGCCATCCTGCAAACGGGGGTCAACTGCGGTGTCCTGCTGGCCTGCTTGGCCGGACTGTTGCTTTCAAACGCCCCACCGCGTTGGATCTTCCTGGTCGGGGTGCTGCCGGCCCTCTTGGTGCTCTGGATCCGCAGGGCAGTGCCGGAACCTGAGGGCTGGCATGCAGCACGACAACAGCACGCGGGCAGGATGCCCGGAATCCTCGACCTGTTCCGCGGCCCCGTGGCGCGTGTCACCATTCCCGTGTTGATCCTTTGCGCCTTGAGTCTGACCGCTCACTGGACGTTCCTGTTCTGGCAGCAGGCCAACGTGCGTCAGCTGCCCATGGTGGCCGCCCTGGATCCCGCCGCACGAACCCGCTTCGCGACGACAGCACTGTTCCTGGTCATGGCGGGTTCCATTGCCGGAAACTTCTTCGCCGGCTGGCTTGCGAAGCGGTTCGGATACCGGCGGGCCATCCTGGGGCTTTTGATGGGTTACGGGATCACGATGCTCCTCACGTACGCGCGTTCGCTGGACTGGGCGCAATTGCGTCCGCTCCTCGTGCTGATCGGCCTGTGGCAGGGAGTCTTCGCCCTGTTCACCATGTGCCTGCCGCCCCTGTTTCCCGTGCTGCTCCGGACCACGGGTGCCGGCTTCTGCTACAACTTTGGCCGGATCGTCTCGGCCGCCGGCGTGGTATTTTTTGGCATTTTCACGACGGTGGGCGATACCCGGCGCGCGCTGTTCTTCGCCGGATTCCTGTTCCTTCCAGCCGCAATCGCCGCCCTGTGGCTCCCCGAGCCCAAGGACGACTCTCTTGTGGAAACCTGA
- a CDS encoding GNAT family N-acetyltransferase — protein sequence MSSHRNDIRVARLEGEAGRQRALAVMQATYRDEKNWLNRDDQLVDPAELADPDVSWFLATRNDTPVGVLRALYAPPLDLYATYGFQLVTRELDLAAFIRNHRIAEIGRFAVVAPQRGQVLVSAALMRAALAEAVDRGFTHYITDVFEGEAHSPLEFHKRVLGFEVVATHEVGELNCPNRRITLLLDIRRGLRRLRDSGNWLFRHLTEGWSAARFRAAGLEVPAAPAPATVEAR from the coding sequence ATGTCTTCCCACCGAAATGACATCCGCGTGGCGCGCCTGGAGGGCGAGGCCGGTCGTCAACGCGCCCTCGCGGTGATGCAGGCGACCTACCGGGACGAAAAGAACTGGCTGAACCGGGACGACCAGCTGGTGGATCCGGCGGAGCTGGCGGATCCCGACGTTTCCTGGTTTCTGGCCACCCGGAATGACACCCCGGTCGGCGTTCTGCGGGCGCTGTACGCCCCGCCCCTGGATCTCTACGCCACTTACGGATTCCAACTGGTCACCCGGGAGCTCGATCTGGCGGCCTTCATCCGGAATCATCGCATCGCCGAGATCGGGCGCTTCGCGGTCGTGGCACCCCAGCGCGGACAGGTGCTGGTTTCAGCCGCCCTGATGCGGGCCGCGCTCGCGGAGGCCGTGGACCGGGGCTTCACGCACTACATCACCGATGTCTTTGAGGGGGAAGCCCACAGTCCGCTCGAGTTCCACAAGCGTGTGCTCGGATTCGAGGTGGTGGCGACGCATGAGGTGGGAGAGCTCAACTGCCCAAACCGCCGGATCACCCTGCTCCTCGACATCCGACGCGGCCTGCGGCGGCTCCGCGACTCCGGGAACTGGCTGTTCCGGCATCTGACGGAGGGCTGGAGCGCCGCACGTTTCCGTGCCGCGGGGCTGGAGGTTCCGGCCGCTCCGGCGCCGGCAACCGTCGAAGCCCGCTGA